A window of Exiguobacterium sp. FSL W8-0210 contains these coding sequences:
- a CDS encoding NAD(P)/FAD-dependent oxidoreductase, producing MTGKRIGIIGGGLAGIFAARQLQAAGHAVEIIEKSQSVGGRMATRRIDEGTADHGAVFFTVRTEELGHEVDGWLQKGWVRKWFGTDFPRYVATNGMNQLVQAIGRGIPVQLNEQVTHITAMEDELVTQATDHQGVYDALLVTAPVPQAYELLQASDLALGEDDHEQLRQVTFEPTFVGLFEIEERLTIGEVGLQDEQLVDGMLKLVNNAEKQISKTTLLSVYMTARFSEDWYERPEEETLAEVEHLLQQQLGPVTIISRQLKRWRYAQARAVYRTPHLKLSSHPLWLAGDAFLEADDASGRTRVESAVISGLRVAEAIDTHLRQTVTATE from the coding sequence ATGACAGGGAAACGAATCGGAATCATCGGCGGTGGACTCGCCGGGATTTTTGCGGCACGTCAATTGCAGGCAGCAGGACATGCTGTTGAAATCATCGAAAAAAGCCAGAGCGTCGGGGGGCGAATGGCGACTCGTCGGATTGATGAAGGAACAGCTGATCATGGTGCCGTCTTCTTCACGGTTCGGACGGAAGAGTTGGGACACGAAGTCGACGGATGGCTTCAGAAGGGATGGGTTCGTAAGTGGTTTGGAACGGATTTTCCACGCTATGTCGCGACGAACGGCATGAATCAACTCGTACAAGCGATTGGTCGAGGGATTCCCGTCCAGTTGAATGAACAGGTCACGCATATTACGGCAATGGAGGACGAACTCGTCACACAAGCGACGGATCATCAAGGTGTGTATGATGCGTTACTTGTGACGGCGCCTGTACCGCAAGCATATGAACTGTTGCAGGCTTCTGATCTGGCGCTCGGAGAGGACGATCATGAGCAGTTACGCCAAGTGACGTTCGAGCCGACATTCGTGGGTCTGTTTGAAATCGAAGAGCGACTGACGATCGGGGAAGTTGGCTTACAAGACGAACAACTCGTCGATGGGATGTTAAAGCTCGTCAATAATGCCGAGAAACAGATTTCGAAGACGACACTCCTGAGCGTCTATATGACAGCTCGCTTCAGTGAAGACTGGTACGAGCGCCCAGAAGAAGAGACACTCGCGGAAGTCGAGCATCTGTTACAACAGCAACTCGGACCAGTGACGATTATCTCCCGCCAGCTCAAGCGTTGGCGTTACGCTCAGGCACGCGCAGTTTACCGGACACCGCATTTGAAACTGTCGTCACATCCACTTTGGCTTGCTGGTGATGCGTTCCTTGAAGCCGATGATGCATCAGGGCGGACGCGCGTCGAGAGTGCTGTCATCTCCGGATTACGCGTCGCAGAAGCGATCGACACCCACTTACGTCAGACGGTGACAGCAACGGAATGA
- a CDS encoding winged helix-turn-helix transcriptional regulator, whose protein sequence is MAVFDTTTNQRTACPVTRVQQMVAGKWKIILLWHLTHGTHRFHELQQLTGISKGTLTRQLRELEADGLIQRHVFGEVPPRVEYSLTDAGHSFLPILDHMAAWSEQHFQVK, encoded by the coding sequence GTGGCTGTATTCGATACAACGACCAATCAACGCACTGCCTGTCCAGTCACTCGGGTCCAACAGATGGTCGCTGGCAAATGGAAGATCATCTTGCTGTGGCACCTGACACACGGGACACATCGTTTTCATGAACTGCAACAATTAACAGGTATCTCTAAGGGAACATTGACACGTCAGCTACGTGAGCTTGAAGCGGATGGGTTGATTCAACGGCACGTCTTTGGCGAAGTTCCCCCTCGTGTTGAATATTCTCTAACGGATGCTGGTCATAGTTTTTTACCAATTCTTGATCACATGGCAGCCTGGAGTGAACAACACTTTCAGGTGAAATGA
- a CDS encoding SDR family oxidoreductase gives MKWLITGATGKLGARIVQHLSEQVGNEHVAVSVRDVEKATALAAQGIDVRYGDFDQPETLGQAFQGIDRLLIISTDGEEATRIRQHQAAVTAAKEAGVKLIGYTSIANAAHSTNGLARTHRVTEEAIQATGIPYVFFRNNWYLENELGTIDAVAQGADWLTAAGEGKVGWALQDEYALAIATGLTLEHPNPIYELSGPLHTQAELATAVGTVLNRSVALDEVDGTTYSERMQAAGLPDFLIPMLTGIQADIAAGTLAVESTDFEALLGRPVTTLEEGVRLLLKK, from the coding sequence ATGAAATGGTTAATTACTGGAGCAACCGGAAAATTAGGCGCGCGGATCGTGCAGCACCTCAGTGAACAAGTCGGCAACGAACATGTAGCGGTTAGTGTCCGCGATGTCGAAAAAGCAACAGCGCTTGCAGCACAAGGAATCGATGTCCGATACGGAGACTTTGATCAGCCCGAAACACTCGGACAAGCGTTTCAAGGAATCGATCGATTGTTGATCATTTCGACGGACGGTGAAGAGGCGACTCGGATCCGGCAACACCAAGCCGCTGTCACGGCAGCAAAAGAGGCAGGCGTCAAGCTGATCGGCTATACGAGTATCGCCAATGCAGCACACAGTACAAACGGACTTGCTCGAACGCATCGTGTCACAGAGGAAGCGATTCAAGCGACAGGTATCCCGTATGTCTTTTTCCGTAACAACTGGTATCTCGAAAATGAACTCGGAACGATTGACGCCGTCGCGCAAGGCGCAGACTGGTTAACGGCAGCAGGCGAAGGGAAAGTCGGATGGGCGTTACAAGATGAGTATGCGCTAGCAATTGCGACGGGACTGACGCTTGAGCATCCAAACCCTATCTATGAACTATCGGGTCCGTTGCATACACAAGCAGAACTCGCGACTGCAGTCGGAACAGTGCTTAACCGATCGGTCGCTTTAGATGAAGTAGATGGCACGACCTATAGTGAGCGGATGCAAGCAGCTGGCTTACCTGACTTCTTGATTCCAATGCTGACTGGTATCCAGGCAGATATCGCAGCAGGGACTCTGGCAGTAGAAAGTACTGATTTTGAAGCATTACTTGGTCGTCCCGTGACGACACTTGAAGAGGGAGTTCGCCTTCTTTTGAAAAAATAA
- a CDS encoding PPK2 family polyphosphate kinase, whose amino-acid sequence MKLSSYRVKEGEQVSFSNYPTSEEHKISEAELREKRIPKSVETLQELHWRLHAEEKNGVLVILQAIDAAGKDEAISYIFSNLNAQGLRTISVKKPSDTEQKHDYLWRIHEGLPEKGEVGILNRSYYEEVIAPRIHDLLEEEEKPDDGDVWQMRYRQINDFERYLVENGFRVVKFLFHVSKEEQRQRLLTRLKDPTKNFEFSFNDIEERKHWDEYHEIFAELVSATSTSYAPWYILPADDEWYSRYIVTEVMNDVLKEIDPQYPKLSEEDQEQLDEAIKRLEEEA is encoded by the coding sequence ATGAAACTGTCATCCTATCGTGTTAAGGAAGGCGAGCAAGTCTCGTTTTCGAATTACCCGACATCAGAAGAACATAAAATTTCGGAAGCAGAATTGCGAGAGAAACGGATTCCAAAAAGTGTTGAGACGTTACAAGAGTTACATTGGCGTTTGCATGCCGAAGAGAAAAATGGCGTCCTCGTCATCCTGCAAGCGATTGATGCAGCAGGGAAGGATGAGGCGATCAGCTATATCTTTTCTAACTTGAACGCACAAGGACTCCGAACGATTTCCGTCAAAAAACCGTCGGATACGGAGCAAAAACATGACTACCTATGGCGAATCCACGAAGGACTACCGGAAAAAGGGGAAGTCGGCATCTTAAATCGCTCCTATTATGAGGAAGTCATTGCACCACGAATCCATGATTTGCTCGAGGAGGAAGAAAAGCCGGATGACGGAGATGTGTGGCAGATGCGCTACCGTCAAATCAATGACTTTGAACGCTATCTCGTCGAGAACGGCTTCCGGGTCGTCAAGTTTTTGTTTCATGTCTCAAAGGAGGAGCAACGGCAACGGCTGTTGACTCGTCTGAAAGATCCAACGAAAAACTTCGAATTCTCGTTTAATGACATTGAGGAACGCAAGCACTGGGACGAATACCATGAGATTTTTGCTGAGCTTGTCTCAGCGACATCGACATCGTATGCACCGTGGTATATCTTACCGGCAGATGACGAATGGTATTCCCGCTATATCGTCACTGAAGTCATGAATGACGTCCTGAAGGAAATTGATCCGCAATATCCGAAGTTGTCGGAAGAGGATCAGGAACAGCTGGATGAAGCGATTAAACGACTGGAAGAAGAAGCATAA
- a CDS encoding DMT family transporter, with amino-acid sequence MRGVLFAIAGGFFLTLQSVANARISQTIGTWQAATITQMTGFIVAILLAIVLRDRSFSAMRRVKPLYLAGGAFAAIILFSNMTAVHRMGVTLTISLFLLAQLALALWIDGRGWFGVMKRRLRGPQIIGILMMIAGIFILKS; translated from the coding sequence ATGCGTGGTGTCTTATTTGCGATTGCTGGTGGCTTTTTCTTAACGCTTCAAAGTGTTGCCAATGCCCGGATTAGTCAAACGATCGGGACGTGGCAAGCGGCAACGATCACCCAAATGACCGGGTTCATCGTTGCGATCCTCTTAGCGATCGTCTTACGGGATCGCAGTTTTTCAGCGATGCGACGTGTCAAACCGCTTTATCTGGCAGGAGGTGCCTTTGCAGCGATCATATTATTCAGCAACATGACGGCTGTCCACCGGATGGGCGTGACCTTGACGATTTCGCTCTTTTTATTGGCGCAATTAGCGCTTGCACTCTGGATTGACGGAAGAGGCTGGTTTGGTGTCATGAAACGTCGACTGCGGGGACCGCAGATCATCGGCATCTTGATGATGATTGCGGGGATCTTCATCTTAAAAAGCTAA
- a CDS encoding Crp/Fnr family transcriptional regulator: protein MTNIVTYLERYQLTHVFDASLRKAMHIQTFAPGETLCRQGDVAHELYLLVEGKLKITHMSATGKRLVLSFKHPFDLVGDIEFVRKIDLMNTVEAVTPVTVLRIAYPDLEEARVHHSAFLLFLLETITKKFELKSHTLSFNLLYPVEVRLASYLLSMTPDTDAFASKELVDAADLIGTSYRHVNRVLRQFVDDGLIRRTQHTIEIIDRDGLMERVGESIYE, encoded by the coding sequence GTGACGAACATTGTAACCTATTTGGAACGGTATCAGTTAACGCATGTCTTTGATGCATCGTTACGCAAAGCGATGCACATCCAGACGTTCGCACCGGGAGAGACCTTATGTCGGCAAGGCGATGTTGCGCATGAACTGTACCTGCTCGTCGAAGGCAAATTGAAAATCACGCATATGTCGGCAACGGGGAAACGTCTCGTGTTGTCCTTCAAGCATCCGTTTGATCTCGTCGGCGATATTGAGTTCGTCCGAAAGATTGATTTGATGAACACGGTCGAGGCAGTGACACCAGTGACCGTCTTACGGATCGCTTATCCGGATTTAGAAGAGGCACGTGTACATCATTCTGCCTTTTTATTATTTTTACTCGAGACAATCACGAAAAAGTTTGAATTAAAATCGCATACGCTCAGCTTCAATCTGTTGTACCCGGTTGAAGTTCGGCTAGCCAGTTATTTGCTGTCGATGACACCTGATACGGATGCTTTTGCGAGTAAGGAACTGGTCGATGCGGCAGATTTGATCGGGACGAGCTACCGTCATGTCAACCGTGTCTTACGTCAGTTCGTCGACGATGGGTTGATTCGCAGAACGCAGCATACGATTGAGATCATTGATCGAGACGGATTGATGGAGCGCGTCGGAGAAAGCATTTACGAATGA
- a CDS encoding DMT family transporter → MVTGIILALCGGMLVCIQNTFNAKVKEHVGAWATTTLVLGLGFLASLTIGLIVEGSQLFALEQAQTWFWFSGIIGVGVVLCVTQGVQQLGPSRAISIVMVSQILFALLWDTLGWFGLQTVPFTWTKALGVLLIGGGVLLFQLGGKTTTAQRLRKGA, encoded by the coding sequence ATGGTTACGGGAATCATCCTTGCCCTTTGTGGGGGCATGCTCGTTTGTATTCAAAATACGTTTAACGCAAAAGTCAAAGAACATGTCGGTGCTTGGGCGACGACGACGCTAGTCCTTGGACTCGGGTTCCTCGCTTCACTGACGATTGGTTTGATCGTCGAAGGGTCACAATTGTTTGCACTCGAACAGGCACAAACCTGGTTTTGGTTCAGCGGAATCATTGGTGTCGGTGTCGTCCTCTGTGTGACGCAAGGCGTTCAACAACTCGGGCCAAGTCGTGCCATTTCGATCGTCATGGTATCGCAAATCCTGTTTGCCTTGCTGTGGGACACGCTCGGCTGGTTTGGTTTACAGACCGTTCCGTTTACGTGGACGAAAGCACTTGGTGTCCTATTGATTGGTGGCGGCGTTCTGTTATTTCAACTGGGCGGGAAAACAACGACTGCACAACGCTTACGAAAAGGAGCTTGA
- a CDS encoding YjjG family noncanonical pyrimidine nucleotidase: MFYTTVLFDIDHTLLDFESTERIAFRHLLEQQDLTWTIEREARYKEINHALWRALERGEVTREEVIHSRFVTFFAEEGREVNGREVDETYRGYLAQGTELIPGATALLEQLEGNVEMYVVTNGISKTQRARLDGAGLTDFFKAIFVSEETGFQKPMAGFFDHVFARIPQFDPARTIIIGDSLSADIAGGNQAGIATCWFNPEGKPATDIKPTFTITSLAELPAVLENAAVLQQ; encoded by the coding sequence ATGTTTTACACGACAGTATTATTCGATATTGACCATACACTACTTGATTTTGAATCGACGGAACGGATTGCCTTTCGCCATCTGCTCGAGCAACAAGATCTAACGTGGACGATTGAGCGAGAAGCGCGCTACAAGGAAATCAATCACGCGCTCTGGAGAGCACTCGAACGGGGTGAAGTGACACGGGAGGAAGTCATTCACTCGCGATTCGTGACGTTCTTTGCGGAAGAAGGACGAGAAGTCAACGGACGAGAAGTTGACGAAACGTATCGCGGATACCTCGCGCAAGGGACGGAATTGATTCCGGGTGCGACTGCCCTGTTAGAGCAACTAGAAGGGAACGTCGAGATGTACGTCGTCACGAACGGGATTTCAAAGACGCAACGCGCGCGACTTGATGGCGCCGGATTAACGGACTTCTTTAAAGCGATTTTCGTTTCAGAAGAGACAGGTTTTCAAAAGCCGATGGCAGGATTTTTCGATCATGTGTTTGCGCGGATTCCACAATTCGACCCGGCGCGAACGATCATTATCGGAGATTCCTTGTCAGCTGATATTGCAGGTGGCAATCAAGCTGGTATCGCAACATGTTGGTTTAATCCAGAAGGAAAGCCGGCAACGGATATCAAGCCCACGTTTACGATTACCTCTTTAGCCGAACTACCTGCAGTGCTTGAAAACGCAGCAGTCCTTCAACAATGA
- a CDS encoding GNAT family N-acetyltransferase, whose amino-acid sequence MIQLVPVTAKNWEACCELTLTAEQQDFMEANVYSIAQAKFEPCLVLRAIMMDDTVVGFVMYNTELEELDGYWIYRIMIDQAQQGNGIGRLAMQALIEEMRMLPAAKRIVVGYRPDNQAAHRLYASLGFIDHGDRFGREMAVRLEV is encoded by the coding sequence ATGATTCAACTCGTACCGGTAACAGCAAAAAATTGGGAAGCTTGTTGTGAGCTGACGCTGACAGCAGAACAGCAGGACTTCATGGAAGCGAATGTCTATTCGATCGCGCAAGCGAAGTTCGAACCATGCCTTGTCCTTCGGGCGATTATGATGGACGATACGGTTGTTGGTTTTGTGATGTACAACACGGAACTAGAAGAACTCGACGGTTACTGGATATACCGCATCATGATTGATCAGGCGCAGCAAGGGAACGGGATCGGGCGATTAGCGATGCAAGCCCTGATTGAAGAGATGCGAATGTTACCCGCAGCAAAACGAATCGTCGTCGGCTATCGACCAGATAATCAGGCGGCACACCGTCTGTATGCGAGTCTCGGCTTCATCGACCACGGGGATCGATTCGGTCGGGAAATGGCAGTACGATTAGAAGTATAA
- a CDS encoding GNAT family N-acetyltransferase — translation MKVRQMTADDYEEVVRIYEQGIKTENATFRTEALPYEEWTGHHHEHSRLVAIEGEQLLGWVALSPFSSIPAYAGVAEISLYIAEEARGKGVGTRLMEDVIKASEAAGIWTLQSQVFPENHASLRLHERFNFREVGRRERIGRLGGRWRDTVLLERRSPYL, via the coding sequence ATGAAAGTACGTCAAATGACAGCGGACGATTACGAAGAAGTCGTCCGGATTTACGAACAAGGGATAAAGACGGAGAACGCGACGTTTCGCACGGAAGCATTACCGTACGAAGAATGGACGGGACATCACCATGAACACAGTCGTCTCGTTGCGATCGAAGGCGAGCAACTGCTCGGTTGGGTCGCATTAAGTCCATTTTCTTCGATTCCAGCATACGCTGGTGTCGCTGAAATCAGTCTTTATATCGCGGAAGAAGCACGTGGTAAAGGTGTCGGCACACGCTTGATGGAAGACGTCATTAAAGCAAGTGAAGCAGCAGGCATCTGGACCCTGCAATCGCAAGTTTTTCCGGAAAATCATGCGAGTCTGCGCCTTCATGAACGTTTTAATTTTCGCGAAGTTGGTCGCAGGGAGCGAATTGGTCGGCTCGGAGGCAGATGGCGCGATACGGTATTGCTCGAGCGACGCAGCCCATATCTCTAA